The sequence ttctgtacaaactgtacaAACCTTGGGTGTCATGGGAACGGCCTTTCGCCAGTTAGTATAGTCTGAATCATCGTGAGTTGCTGTCAGTTGTTTCAATAATTGAACAGTTGTAGACTCAAATGCATTATTTGGAATAATTTTTGCTTCACGCAAGTGACCTAGTTTGAGACCAGTGCTGGCTTTGGGACtacaaaatattgaaatgttaCATCAAGTTTCACAAGCACAACCACAACAATGTAACTGTGGACATTTTCCCAATGGCTAATTTCAGATGGACTTTTGAACACTGGCTTTAAAAATGGATTTGCAGTGAGGGCttgagtgtgggtgggtgtgagtTTGTCATTTTTGCTGCAGGGAATCAACCCAATAACCTCTGGCAGTGCATAActgcttttctgtttgtttgtttttcattattattccaaaaaataataataatgaactttTGTGTAACATGGCTAGGCACATTAGAAACAATCTGgttcatgttttacttttttgtcaCCTCCTCAGGtgtcaaatacattttgtgtttgtaatgttttgtgATTGTCATGCTCATGAACTGCTGTGATTTAGATTCTTTCCAGTGGGAATGTGgttaaattaatactttacatCTTCAAAAATAGCAGattcataaaatacattaatggGATATTTTTTGAGAGTTAACTTGGAATCCTAAATTGACAAGTCAAAGGCAGAttatttatcttgaaaaaagaaatgtattggcTGAAATCAGTACAGAAATAAACGGTTACAAGGTGGGATGAGGTCTTCATTCCTTAAAAGCTGAATTTGAACAATCAGCATTTTGGTTTACTCATTTTTGAAAACTATTTCCCTCTAGTGGTGAGATGCACAAAGTGCCGTTCCTAGTTCTATTATCCTCTCCTGATAGACCCAGCAATTTTACCCTATAGTTGGTTGTCATTAGTCTATCCAACGGCCTTGTAAGCATTCAGATTCCAGCCAATATGTCCagtattatttaaaaagaaactgcaCTGAAAGTCCTCCAGTGACTAACTCCAGAAATGAActagtctttaaaaaaaaaaaaaaaaagttttaatggCAATTCATATCTTTTACATCTTAAGAGGAATTTAAGCAAAATCTATGTCCTACAGTATGTTCCTGTTGAACACCAGACAGTAAACATGAGCACACCCCACTCAGGACTTCAAGGCCAAATTGGTTTGTCCTCAATGTTATGAGAATAGGACTCAGGACTTTATGATAATAACCACAATCTGTTGTTCAGGCTTGAGCTCTGCATTTGCTGTTGGTGAATAAATAGATTTTGATGCcgttttacaaaataaactcaCATTTTCTACCACATTTTCAACAAGTAAAAAAGTATTGGAAGCTAATAACTACCTACCATGAATATCACTAACAGTATTTAATGAATTGAGAAACTGTAAATGGGGCTTGCGTGAAAACTGCAAGCTGAAGCCTCCCGGTTCTCATgtcccttcccagcatgcagtgcatCAGTGGTCCTTTAGctggtcctcctcctccagcttgcGGATCTCGTTCTTCAGGAAGTTGATGGTCTCCCGGCTGGCCTTCAGCCTCTCCTTCAGCTCCGTGATCTCCTGGCTGCTCTTCTTCTTGGCCAGATCCAGCTTCTCCCGCGTCTTCACCTCCAGCTCTGCGACTGCAACATGCCGCAGGGTCACGCCTCCTAACCAGCCTAACCAATCACCTCTCACACCCCTTACGGCCTAGCCAATCATCTTACAGCCCCAGCAATCATCTCTCACGTGCCCAGCAGCCTCACCAAtcatctcacacacccccaacagCCTGCCCAATCATCTCTCACACCCCCAACAACCTAACCAATCATgtcacagccacaacaccctAACCATCTGTTACACTCCTTATGGCCTAACCAATGATTTCATAGCCCCTACAGCCCCCTTCTCACCAATCATGTTCCATCCCAGCAACCTAAGCAATTATCTCTCATCTCCAAAAGCCTCCAAAAAGTGCCCTTCTCACAAATCACAACAATACTTGATAATATCACattggctggataactgcactggaaACAAAAATCTGGAACACGGATGCAGTGCAattatccagcaaactcagtaatcGTGGAATGTGATACAGGTGCCCGTACAGCCAATGTGTTCATTGCTCATATCGCTCATTTGTCATTTCAGTCAGCTTGAAAGATATAGCACACGTATGCTTCACTAACTGACCGACTGCAGGTACATCGAGTCAAACTGATGCAAGTTCACAGCACAAAGAGGCGCCCCACAGACTGACCCAGGATCAGCTTCCACACAGTTAAGACTGCACTCCACATGCTGTACAGAGGCCAGACACTGATCCGGGATCAGCAGCAGCACTTACACTCGGTCTCGTGCTTGTAGGCGCCCAGCGTCAGCTGCCTGGAGGTGGTGAGCAGCTGCTGCATCATGGCTGTGGGGTCCTGGAAGATCTGAACagcccaaaacaaaacagagtgCACCCCGACAGAGCCCGTTTACTCTCAGTCCCCCCTCCTTGGCTCAAGATGAAAACATGCGACACTGTGAGAGTTGCGGACAAAACGCAGGCGTGTCCCAACACTCAAAACCAATGAAAATGTATCCTCCAATCCTTCCCTCGTCACCCCCTTCTCTTTGGGGGGAGgagacgagtggaggaaaggaggacgCATGCTCCGTGTATCGTGGCGCTCCCAGCACCTCACCATTTCATCATAGAACTCGGACACCACAGTCTTCTTGGGCATGGCGCTGGAGTCGGACTGGAACAGCTTCAGCAAGTGATACAGCGTAACCTGAACACAGAGACCAAGGCCGAGGAGACGTATTATGGATTCAACCGTTCATCCAATTATGTGTTTTAATCCTGACTGTTCCAACTCCACTgacaagcaagcaagcaagcaagcactcTCCCAGTCGAATGCTGAGTAATTAATTGATTCTTGattacattttgtgttcagattATATAAATAGAGCAGCATCCAGGAAGGAtgcatttcacagaaaggatACTCACTGGTCTCTCATTAGGATCAATGAAGAATATCTTGATAATGATCTCAAATTCACCCCATCCCGTCTCTGTGATCTCATATGGAGGCTTGGTGACAACTGCAGAGGAGATTCATCATGAGCACACACTCAGAAGACACACTTCACGCTAAATAATTTATCTGTTTGATTtcaactgtactgtacacatatatacacacagcacacattttatttgtagtcATCCAAAACAAAACGGATGCAATCACTACCTGCAAAATACACAGAACTAATTTACTCCAGAAGCCCATACTTATACTTGGGGCAGTCGCCCCCTCTGGGACCGGAAACGACAGCCTGGCTCACCTCTTAATGGGTTTCCATAGCTTTCGTGGAGTTTGAACTGTATCTTCTTTACATAAGCGGACATGTCCTGAAACCAGAACACAGAGGTGATGCGACCAGGTGACAGCGCGTTTAACACGCACGAAGTGCTACAACATTTAGCAAACCAGTGATCATAATTTTGCTTTAGCACATGCAAGCGTAGTATAACTAGACTGAAGACAGGCTGAAATTGCACACCTCGTTTCTGTAGGGTTTCACGTATACTGTCCATTGATGAGTGTGCCCGTCCTCTTCACGTTTCTTCCCGAAATATCGAGCAACGTTGCCAAACACTATTGGTTTCACGATGGTGACGCCCTGTCAAATCAGACATGTAGCTAACTTGCATGAGAATATTTACACATCTCAAACAGTAAGCAAAAAGGTTTCAGCGGACAAAGACTCTGCTGTTTAGAAACGGTGACGTTAACCTAAGGGAGGTTCGCTAGGCAGTTGGCAAGCGTGCAACGTTCCACAGCATAATGTGAGGTTGGAATTAGATATTAAAACTCCATGAATCTCAAAACAAGCTCTGGAGGCTtaggtataaaatacacaacaagtaaaactaatATTTAGCCAGTTCGCAATCTTCGCTGATAATGTTGATCATTAAACTTACCTTTACTCGTCCCCCGGAATCTGGACCAAATTCAGACATCCTCTTAAACATAGTATTGTGAAAGGAATAAAATATGAAGTCGTATCCCCCTTATTGGCAGAATTCTATTGTTGTTTTCCACCAAATCGTTTCAATAAAATGGCCATCACAACGTTAATATGTGACTTTATATGATTACGTTCATCGTTCAAAACAATGCCCACGCAGAACGGAACTTTCTCCGGTCCTGCTGAGCAGCAAGTCCGGTGTGCAACACGGCACTGTTCCACCGACACACATGGGTTCCGCCCGGTGCTTTCTTGTGGCTACTGTAAATATTCTGTGAATACAAATTATATTGACATCACTTTAACAAATTAGTTGCTTGTGATAAAAAAGATAGGTGAGGTATAATCTACTGATAGATAAATtaatttggtgtgtgtgtgtgtgtgtgtgtgtgtgtgtgtgtgtgtgtgtgtgtgtgtgtgcgtgcgcgcacacacatgtggGTGTTGTATGTTTCTGCTATTTGGTCAATTACAAATATGTTCCCTAGAGCAGGGATGTAAAACTCAAGTTGCTGTAGGTTTTTGTAGATTCCTTCCAATTTAAGCCAGTTTAAACCCTTggaaacaatgtgtgtgtgttctttagCCAATGATTTAAGCACTAAGAGCTATGTATTATGCACTTATGTGCTGAAACACCAAAAACCTGCTGGCTGCTGCCATGTAGGACTGTAGTCTGACTCCCTGGTTGATCGCCTTTATCTCGACAAGACTTTAAACCCCGAACCCCTTTCCTGAATTTGCCTTGCCATGTTAAAAATCAACCAGGAGATGGCACTAAAGTATAAGCTATTGCATAAACGGTAGCCCAGATCCgcaatttatttcttcttaAAGAGGCACTTCAAACATCTCACTGTCGAAAgtgcttgttttattattcagaTAAAAGGAGgtcctttttctgaaatgcttcTTATAGAGACATACATTTCtattaacacaaacaaaaaaaatccctttATAATAAAAAGTTATGTGTTATGACTACGCAAGAAATCAACTGCCAAACTGCTGCAGTAATGTAGCTCCCATGTAATTTAACCATAGGGGAACAGCATGTTGTTTCTGTGTGATGTGAAATGGTGATGGTGAAACGTTTTTGCAAGAAAGAATGACCCTGCTTGTGCTTCACTAACTGACTGACCGATCCACTGCAGGTATGCCAGAGAGGGACATCAAGTCAAACTGATGCAAGTTCACAGCACAAAAGAGGCGCCCCACAGACTGACCCAGGATCAGCTTCCACACAGTTAAGACTGCACTCCACATGCTGTACAGAGGCCAggcactgatccaggatcagcagCAGCACTGTCTGGAGGTGGTGAACAGCTGCTGCATCATGGCTGTGGGGTCCTGGAAGATCTGAAcagcccaaaacaaaacaaagactgAGTGCACCCCGACAGAGCCTGTTTACTCTCAGCCCCCCCTCATTGGCTCAAGAGGAAAACATGCGAAAACATGTTTCACCTTCCTGGATATATAACCACGCTTCATTACATTTGATTTTGTAGGTTCCAGCGCATATTTCAGCAAACAATAGTCTCATAAACGTGTACTCACTGTACACTGCTTGAGTGACTCATGCTCACCATTGAACATTGTAGAATGTACaggtgttcagaaacaaaggctTTATCAGTTTGCGGGAAACCGCAAAGATGCGGTTTCCCTTGTTTTTCAGTGGGAAAACatgtcatttgttttttatcTTTACCATCATCATACAACCAACCAGCAAGGCCTTCTTTTCAGAAAGACAGGAAACCATCTGGCAAATTGCCATAGCACAATATTCATTTTGTTCATATAATTATAGTTTTTTGTTTCGGTGGCAATGGAAGCAATCGCTTGGCATTGCTTCGTGGGTTGCAATGAGGCGCAGCAGAAGGGTAGCAGACATCGCAAAAAAGCACTCAGAGCTGAGAGGTCTTCTTGCGGTTCTGACACAGCTGCTCTGTGCTAAACGTCTCCTGAACAGAGGCTGTTCCTCTCAGTGTGCTCTTCCTGCATGTCTCTGCTGTGCATTCTCTCCATGTTTGTCCTTAGAGAGAAGAGAAGGGAGCTTAGAATTATTTGCTTGgaatgtaatttatattttttgttcagGAGCTTTCTCTGGAGGGGAGTCCTTAAGTCCTGGAATACCTTAAGTTTCATAGAGAACAGACAGAAAGGCAGATACAGTATGGGATGTGTGCATACAAGCTCGGCCTGCAGACTTTTGACGAGGCACCTCTGTCTGAGACAGCTGGGTCATCGATTGAACACCACCAAAGACCGCTCTAGAGGTCACTCTCAAGTctctggggcggcctgtagcgtagtggttaaggtaaaggactgggatacgcaaggttggtggttctaatcctggtgtagccacaataagatccacacagccgttgggcccttgagcaaggcccttaaccctgcattgctccaggggaggattgtctcctacttagtctaatcaactgtacgtcgctctggataagagcatctgccaaatgccaataatataatgtaatgtaatgtacgaCTTAAAGTAAAAACTCACAGACAGGGAAACCACCTGTTTATGCCGACATTCAACTAGGTCGCAATAAAATGGCGCTGTGGTGGAGTGGAGCTGCGGTGAGTGAAAAACCGCACTGAGAGCGAACAAGCGCATgcatgcgagagagagagagaaacacgtTCGTTATGAGACTGCGGTTATGGActggaaatatattttgttcGAGCAAATtgttcaaagttttttttttgggggtgttgATCTTATCTACTGTAGACATTCAGCACTGCAACATGTAGCAACAAAAGTTAGAGAACCTCGTTCAaacaaagtacattttaatttagaatttcaaagacagagaaagagacagaaacgGTCTTAGATGACAAACTGACGTGACCACAGTTTGGACAAGACACTGacgaggaaagagagagagagtgaagcgGTGGAGGGAAATTCAGTCTCTAATCTGTAGGCCAGGGGTCTACAAACTACAAACTGGCCAGAGACCTTCTTCTTTCAGTCTGAACGACAGGCAAAAGCATCATTTCACATGCATCAAAACTATACAAGATgaggtgaatgtttttttgtctgaGTGATCACTCCCTGGGCCAAGTCTACCTGGTCATGCATTATCAGCAACAATAAAAGCACTGACACTGTGAGTATATATAATCCCAGTGTTCCCAGCTGCAGTGTTCAGGTGCGGACATGTTCAGCTTTGTACTAGGTGCAGTGTTCAGGTGTTAAGGTGTGCCGTGTAGTACTAGGTGCAGTGTTCTGGTGCTAAGGTGTGCCGTGTAGTATTAGCTGCAGTGTTCTGGTGCTAAGGTGTGCCGTGTAGTACTAGGCGCACAGTGCGGTACGGTTGGACGGCGTCTCCGGgtagggtgagggtgtgaggcaCGTGATCCGATCCGATTGGCCGGCCGCCTTGGTGCTGTAATCAGCGTTCCTGGAAAGGAGCTCCCCTCCAGAGCCCTTCCGAGAATCCGCCTCCTGTAATCCTGAAGAAATTCCTCTGTCCACTGTTCCGCCCTGCCGTACTGTACCCAGGGACACACATGTGCACGTGCTGCACGAGCCTACGAGCACGCAGCTGGGgtagcgtgtagcgtgtgcgcgcgtgtgtgtgtgtgtcagcatgcaTGTGTCACAGAGAGACTCGCCCTCCCACTGCACTCTGGGTAATCACAGCTGCCCTTCCTGGAAAAAAAGTCAGAAAGAAATGGAATTATTTATGTTGATTCTACTCTcgatcctgtgtgtgtgtgtgagacagagagagagagtgtgcgtgcgcgtgagagacagagtgagtcagGATGAGTGTAAGCATTTGAGAAAATGAGTttgtgtaagagagagaaagtgcaCAGCTAGGGAGGAACTGTATGCGTTTGTTAAACACAGGATGAATAAATATCCTCCTCACAGAGTGCTCCCCCCCATCTCGGGGATCAGCGAGACGTCTTACGCAATCGCTCCTctttcatccccctctctccacacctccccaGGGTCCTCCTGGTCTATGCagtctaaaaatagcacaaaaaaTACCCCAGCAGATTATCAGCAGCTCCAGGACCTGCTGCTTCAGACCCGATGAGAGAAAGATGAAATGTTGGGTTTGTCATCTACTTTTTTGTG is a genomic window of Conger conger chromosome 19, fConCon1.1, whole genome shotgun sequence containing:
- the yeats4 gene encoding YEATS domain-containing protein 4; amino-acid sequence: MFKRMSEFGPDSGGRVKGVTIVKPIVFGNVARYFGKKREEDGHTHQWTVYVKPYRNEDMSAYVKKIQFKLHESYGNPLRVVTKPPYEITETGWGEFEIIIKIFFIDPNERPVTLYHLLKLFQSDSSAMPKKTVVSEFYDEMIFQDPTAMMQQLLTTSRQLTLGAYKHETEFAELEVKTREKLDLAKKKSSQEITELKERLKASRETINFLKNEIRKLEEEDQLKDH